One Syntrophaceae bacterium DNA window includes the following coding sequences:
- a CDS encoding HlyC/CorC family transporter has protein sequence MSRTSRISGLLERLKALFGRGREREQSRLEQEIQSIIDEGEEKGLIDETSGEMIQSILEFRDTVAREVMIPRTEIVAVPSDAPISDIIEQVARHGYTRMPVYEGSVDNIIGILNVKDLIRLWSKPVGEADLRPLLRKPYYIPETKNIRLLLHELKDQRQHMAIVIDEYGGTAGLVTLEDLLEEIVGEIRDEHDAEDADFTDLPDGSTLVDGRVDIDKLEARLGITIPKGKYETLAGFILHLIRKIPLAGETVRHGDLEMVIASADERSIRKVKIRKTGETTSSAR, from the coding sequence ATGAGCCGGACATCCCGAATCAGCGGCCTGCTCGAGCGTCTGAAGGCCCTTTTCGGCAGGGGAAGGGAGCGGGAGCAGTCCCGCCTCGAGCAGGAAATCCAGTCCATCATCGACGAAGGGGAGGAGAAGGGCCTCATCGACGAAACGTCGGGCGAGATGATACAGAGCATCCTGGAGTTCCGCGACACGGTGGCCCGGGAGGTGATGATCCCGCGCACGGAAATCGTGGCCGTGCCGAGCGATGCCCCCATCTCGGACATCATCGAACAGGTCGCCCGACACGGGTACACGCGAATGCCCGTCTACGAGGGAAGCGTGGACAACATCATCGGCATTCTCAACGTGAAGGACCTGATCCGCCTGTGGTCGAAACCCGTCGGCGAGGCGGACCTCAGGCCGCTGCTGCGAAAGCCGTACTACATCCCCGAGACGAAGAACATCCGCCTGCTCCTGCACGAACTCAAGGACCAGCGTCAGCACATGGCCATCGTGATCGACGAGTACGGCGGGACGGCGGGACTCGTCACCCTCGAGGACCTTCTCGAGGAGATCGTCGGCGAGATCCGCGACGAGCATGACGCCGAAGACGCGGACTTCACCGACTTGCCCGACGGGTCCACCCTCGTGGACGGGCGTGTCGACATCGATAAACTCGAGGCCCGCCTCGGCATCACGATCCCGAAGGGCAAGTACGAGACCCTTGCGGGCTTCATCCTGCATCTGATCCGGAAGATCCCGCTCGCGGGGGAGACCGTCCGCCACGGGGACCTCGAGATGGTCATCGCCTCGGCCGACGAGCGAAGCATCCGGAAGGTCAAGATCCGCAAGACGGGGGAGACGACGTCATCGGCGCGCTGA
- a CDS encoding radical SAM protein, with protein MKYEGDIIRPPSEAYSLLLQVTVGCSHNRCTFCPSFKRKRFRIKGLDEIVEDLDYAARRFRRVERLFLCDGDALIIPQKRLIEILDAIRARLPGVVRIGTYANAKSIRKKTVEELRELKARGLGIVYLGIESGNEEILARIRKGTTYDRIVEAARRVKEAGITLSVTVLLGIGGVAMSREHARDTARILTDVDPDFAGVLTVMIVPGTPLHEEARAGAFVLPGTFELLEELRIIVSESRFSSCFFTANHASNYLPIRARMPQDREKVLRLIDDVLRRKDVTVLRPESMRGL; from the coding sequence ATGAAGTACGAAGGCGACATCATACGCCCGCCCAGCGAGGCGTACAGCCTGCTGCTCCAGGTCACCGTCGGCTGCTCGCACAACCGGTGCACGTTCTGCCCCAGTTTCAAACGAAAGCGGTTCCGCATCAAGGGACTCGACGAGATCGTTGAGGATCTGGACTACGCGGCCCGCCGCTTCAGGCGGGTGGAGAGGCTCTTCCTGTGCGACGGCGACGCCCTCATCATCCCGCAGAAGCGCCTGATCGAGATCCTGGACGCGATCCGTGCCCGTTTGCCCGGCGTGGTGCGCATCGGGACCTACGCCAATGCGAAGAGCATCCGGAAAAAAACCGTCGAGGAGCTGCGCGAGCTGAAGGCGCGCGGTCTCGGGATCGTCTACCTCGGCATCGAGTCCGGAAACGAGGAGATCCTGGCGAGAATCCGCAAGGGAACGACATACGACCGCATCGTCGAGGCGGCCAGGCGGGTCAAGGAAGCGGGGATCACGCTGTCCGTGACGGTTCTCCTCGGCATCGGCGGCGTCGCGATGAGCCGGGAGCACGCCCGCGACACGGCGCGCATTCTCACCGACGTGGACCCGGACTTCGCCGGTGTCCTGACCGTCATGATCGTGCCGGGCACGCCGCTCCACGAGGAAGCCCGCGCCGGGGCCTTCGTCCTGCCCGGCACCTTCGAGCTGCTCGAGGAGCTGCGCATCATCGTGTCCGAATCCCGCTTCAGCAGCTGCTTCTTCACGGCCAATCACGCGTCGAACTATCTCCCCATCCGGGCCCGGATGCCCCAGGACCGGGAAAAGGTCCTGCGCCTCATCGACGACGTCCTGCGGCGGAAGGACGTCACCGTGCTGCGTCCCGAATCGATGCGGGGTCTGTGA